Genomic DNA from Gossypium hirsutum isolate 1008001.06 chromosome A01, Gossypium_hirsutum_v2.1, whole genome shotgun sequence:
CATTCAATGCATGACAAGCGTTTCGATCCCAGCAAAACATTGATTGGAGAAGGAATATGGGATGATAAGAAGAATCAGTTGCATGTTTTGTTTTGTCGGTTTCTTGATATAGCAAACTCTTGGTCTAATGCTCACGTTGGAGATTGCACAACAAGGCTGAGCTTGAGGTTCCCCACGATATGGTCTATCAAAGAGACCAGTACCATAATGGGGCAAATTTGGACCAACAAAACTGAGGAAGATTCAGGTTACTTTGAAAATATCCTGTTTCGAAGTACTGAAAATCACATGCATGCTCTTCCTGATTTAAAGTATGAATACACTGAACATTACAGAGTAAGGAATTTATGCCCGGAAAAGAAACTTGGGAGAAACAGGAGACGAAGGTATCCTAGTCCCAATTCAATCGGGATGAAGTTCAACATGTTGGTTGAAAGTTCTGAAGGAAGGACTGGATGGGGTTCTGCTAATGCTCTGACCGTGAATAGTCAGTTGTACATGCATGCCCGTCTTAGTTTTGCTTCTATCCGTGATGACTTCTCGAAGCCTACAAGGTGGGAACCTCAGGACCGTGCCAATATTAGCTACAGGATAGATATCAAATGGCACACTCCTTCGAAGTTAACTGACGACGATAATGCATCTATTGTACCTGATGAGAAAATGGAGATCACTGCTGAAGGGATTTATGATGCTGACACTAGAGGTTTGTGTATGATTGGTTGCAGAAAGCTCGACCAACCGCTCGGAAATGATTCTATGGACTGTGGCATTCTTCTTAACTTTCAATTTGCTCCAGTAAAAGGGCTGGAGAACGAAGGTTATATTCGGGGGGAAATCAAAAGCATACGGGAGAAATCTGATCTTCTATACTTTGATCATCTAGATGTGTCTTCAGTTGCTTACAATAGGGAGCAAGCAAGGCATACCATTTGGACCATGGATCTTGAGATTGCCTTGGTTGTAATATGTCAAACAATTGTATGTCTATCTGTGAGACCTCAACTCTATCATTCGAAAAGACATCTGAATAGACTCCCCTTTACTTCGCTTGTTATGCTTGTGATCCTTGCCTTAGGTCAACTGATTCCTCTGGTGCTTAACTATGAAGCTTTATTGTTGAAGTCAGCTCCCATGTAGCAGCAAAGGTGGCATGCAGGGAACGTGCTTCAACAACAAATTGGTGCAGCAAGTTGAAGCTATTCATTTAGTTTCTTTAAATGAATAttttgtatttagttaggatcaaacttagttggtagctgcattttgatgtaactaagtgatgaatgacaagtttaggtagcTGTTTATGTATTCAaacaagtttaccaagttactaggcaaattagtggtgttaggtaagtTATTAGGTGGTAACTTGTTTGTTTTGCTAATGTAATCCCTTATATGTATTGGCATCATGCCTTCTTAAAAAGTTAATGAAAATTCAActcattttcattcaaatctctctctttcttttctgttttccATTGTAAGTTTTTTCTTCCTTGATTGTTTCTGCTGCAAGCCTCGAGACTTGCTGTTTAAGCAAGCTGAAATTAGcttgttgctgcctcttgcaccaacaattggtatctagagcccttgtcttagtggacctgttgcttCAAACCAAGGAACCtgatggcttcttcaggattttcaccagcagccccaccagtcttcaatggagaaggctttcacatatggctggtcaagatgaagacttacctacaggccttcgatctgtgggaagttgtcaacacagatgttgagccagcaccactgagggctaatcccacagtagctcagatcaggcaacatgctgatgagaggaccaaaaggcacaaagccatgtcctgcatccagaactgtgtgtcagatgtcatcttcaccagaatcatggcctgtgagactccaaaacaggcctgggataagcttaaggaggagtttcaaggcactgagagaacaaggcaacagcagctgttgaatttgagaagggatttcgagaacctgaaaatgaaggaagaagaaacagtgaagcagtatGCAGACAGAATCATGGCAGTGGTTAACAGTataaggctcctaggtgagcactttgatgaggcaaggatagtggagaaagtcctctccactttgcctTAGAGATATGAGGCCAAGATATCCTCTCTAGAGGACTCAAGAGATCTTGCTACCATCTCTTTGACTGAGctaatcaacaccttctatgctcaggaacaaaggagagctaGCAGAACTGAAGACAACCAGGAAGGTGCATTCAATGTCAAGGCCAGAAAAGCCTCGAGCATCAATGCTCCTAGAGGTAAAAAGCCTTGGAAAAGCAgacctaagcctgatgctgcaaggagcaatgaccagccctgcagacATTGCAAAAGGCCAGGTCATCCAGAAGGCAGATGCTGGTTCaggccagatgcagtatgccaataCTGTAGGAAGAAAGGGCAT
This window encodes:
- the LOC107917243 gene encoding uncharacterized protein, giving the protein MKHSIFLWLCTFQISLLCISFSVKSVSSVAHSYSDHCYSIVSEPVPKSKPPVYEFGPFGPSQSGFYYSDGDFRVVTANITSHTNLFSFYTTAVRQTDNDGMFMIEGRFELQGLLESVLYGSGSSQISVPPRVPPVVADYSNPFILKLHGFWSESSGELCMVGTGSALLKEGTLLTPVAVLKLYNIKTSSSITTLITGTLESLSPSNDNNYFETISILMPPQLNYKFTIVSGDSDDEISGESDFEENFPIDSVLQGRSFCSKFTSLVFRNVFNLQYTGCRSSKKCLPGDGVIANLPSSISLSAINCTGVLKRVRIFLKFDDNIKHSMHDKRFDPSKTLIGEGIWDDKKNQLHVLFCRFLDIANSWSNAHVGDCTTRLSLRFPTIWSIKETSTIMGQIWTNKTEEDSGYFENILFRSTENHMHALPDLKYEYTEHYRVRNLCPEKKLGRNRRRRYPSPNSIGMKFNMLVESSEGRTGWGSANALTVNSQLYMHARLSFASIRDDFSKPTRWEPQDRANISYRIDIKWHTPSKLTDDDNASIVPDEKMEITAEGIYDADTRGLCMIGCRKLDQPLGNDSMDCGILLNFQFAPVKGLENEGYIRGEIKSIREKSDLLYFDHLDVSSVAYNREQARHTIWTMDLEIALVVICQTIVCLSVRPQLYHSKRHLNRLPFTSLVMLVILALGQLIPLVLNYEALLLKSAPM